One window of the Candidatus Neomarinimicrobiota bacterium genome contains the following:
- the nqrE gene encoding NADH:ubiquinone reductase (Na(+)-transporting) subunit E, translated as MEHYISLLTKAVFVENILLAYFLGMCSFLAISKKVDTSIGLGLAVTFVLTITAPANWAIHHYFLQKGALSWAGFPNVDLSFLNFIVFIAVIAAMVQLVEMIMDRFSSTLYHNLGIFLPLIAVNCSILGGSLFLVERDYTFIESTVFGFGSGLGWFLAIASMASIRYRLRYSNVPAKLRGLGITMLLTGLLSMAFMAFSGIDL; from the coding sequence ATGGAACATTATATTAGCCTCTTGACTAAAGCAGTTTTTGTTGAAAATATTTTATTAGCTTACTTCTTAGGTATGTGTTCATTTTTGGCTATTTCTAAAAAAGTGGATACTTCTATCGGTTTGGGTTTAGCGGTCACATTTGTTCTGACCATTACGGCACCGGCGAACTGGGCTATTCATCATTATTTCCTTCAAAAAGGTGCCTTGAGTTGGGCCGGATTTCCAAATGTAGACTTAAGCTTTTTAAATTTCATTGTTTTCATCGCAGTAATTGCCGCCATGGTACAATTGGTAGAAATGATTATGGATCGCTTTTCTTCAACACTTTACCATAATTTAGGAATATTCTTACCTTTGATTGCAGTAAACTGCTCCATATTGGGCGGATCATTATTTTTGGTTGAACGGGATTATACTTTCATAGAATCTACCGTATTTGGTTTTGGTTCTGGGTTAGGTTGGTTCTTGGCCATTGCATCTATGGCATCCATAAGATATAGACTTCGTTATTCTAATGTGCCAGCAAAACTCCGTGGTTTAGGCATTACCATGCTTTTAACAGGATTGCTTTCAATGGCATTCATGGCATTTTCGGGGATTGACCTTTAA
- a CDS encoding FAD:protein FMN transferase, with protein sequence MINLVKQNKIIIFNKARLLLGFVTIAGLLGCSQPKKYMEIHGNTMGTTYSIRIVPSASLELNLEELQFGMDSILSKIDREMSTYRLDSEISLFNKLGRGIALNISDGFSTVLSRAIYWGEKTEGALDVTVLPSVLVWRRGKGDREYLEQWEPPTDLEVVEAMVKVGYNGINLSRSTLIKSRKGQMIDLNAIAKGWGVDQLYEYIRNADVKYFMVEIGGEVRTMGKNNKGKQWKIGIDNPMVGTLPGEEIYLVASVTNQAMATSGNYRNFKEYDNVKYSHIIDPRTGRPTKSNIASVTVIATSCMDADALATALNVMEVEKGLALVESLDGFEALWIINENEELKSVASSGMPIVN encoded by the coding sequence ATGATAAATTTGGTTAAACAAAACAAGATTATAATTTTTAATAAAGCCCGACTTCTGTTGGGCTTTGTTACTATTGCAGGCCTATTGGGTTGCTCTCAGCCAAAGAAATATATGGAAATCCATGGCAATACAATGGGTACGACCTATTCCATTCGAATTGTTCCAAGTGCATCATTAGAATTAAACTTGGAAGAACTTCAGTTTGGCATGGATTCTATCCTGTCCAAAATTGATCGAGAAATGTCCACATATCGGTTGGATAGTGAAATTTCATTATTTAACAAATTAGGTCGCGGAATAGCACTCAATATTTCTGATGGATTTTCCACTGTCCTGAGTCGTGCCATTTATTGGGGAGAAAAAACCGAAGGTGCGCTGGATGTAACTGTATTGCCATCGGTCTTAGTTTGGCGTAGGGGGAAAGGAGATAGGGAATATCTTGAACAGTGGGAGCCGCCCACAGATCTAGAAGTTGTCGAGGCAATGGTGAAAGTTGGTTATAATGGAATCAACTTATCCCGTTCCACTTTAATAAAATCCCGAAAAGGACAAATGATAGATCTCAATGCCATTGCAAAAGGTTGGGGTGTCGATCAACTTTATGAATACATTCGTAATGCTGATGTTAAATATTTTATGGTAGAAATAGGTGGTGAAGTCCGAACAATGGGGAAAAATAATAAAGGAAAACAATGGAAGATTGGAATCGATAATCCTATGGTCGGTACCCTTCCTGGGGAAGAAATTTATTTGGTAGCATCCGTTACAAACCAAGCTATGGCCACCTCGGGGAATTACAGGAATTTTAAAGAATACGACAATGTAAAGTACTCCCATATTATTGATCCACGGACAGGTCGTCCCACCAAATCAAACATTGCGTCAGTTACAGTTATTGCAACAAGTTGTATGGATGCGGACGCTCTCGCAACTGCACTAAATGTTATGGAAGTGGAAAAAGGATTAGCATTGGTTGAATCATTAGATGGATTCGAAGCATTATGGATCATAAATGAAAATGAAGAATTAAAGTCAGTGGCATCGTCTGGGATGCCAATCGTTAATTAG
- a CDS encoding NADH:ubiquinone reductase (Na(+)-transporting) subunit D — translation MALFSKKSKVVLNDPLMNNNPITLQVLGICSALAVTVKMDTAVVMTLAVVAVLSVSNTVIAMLRNFIPSKVRIIVQLAVIASLVILTDQILQAYMYDISKQLSVFVGLIITNCIVMGRAEAFAMQNPPGKSFLDGLGNGLGYGMILIAVSFFRELLGSGTVFGFQIIPDSFYAAGYENMGLMVLSPGAFIILGLIVWVQRIVAKIEED, via the coding sequence ATGGCTTTATTCAGTAAAAAATCAAAAGTAGTTCTCAATGATCCGTTGATGAACAATAACCCCATCACGCTCCAGGTTTTGGGAATCTGTTCTGCTTTAGCGGTTACTGTAAAAATGGATACAGCTGTTGTTATGACCTTGGCAGTTGTGGCGGTATTATCTGTATCGAATACAGTCATTGCAATGCTCCGAAATTTTATCCCTTCTAAAGTGCGTATTATTGTTCAGTTAGCCGTTATTGCTTCCTTGGTGATTTTGACCGATCAGATTCTCCAAGCTTACATGTATGATATAAGCAAACAGCTTTCTGTATTTGTTGGATTAATTATTACAAACTGTATCGTTATGGGTAGGGCGGAAGCCTTTGCAATGCAGAATCCACCTGGTAAATCTTTTTTAGATGGGCTGGGTAATGGATTGGGTTATGGTATGATTCTCATTGCCGTTTCTTTCTTCAGAGAATTATTGGGTAGTGGAACTGTTTTTGGATTCCAGATTATTCCCGATTCATTCTACGCTGCTGGTTATGAAAATATGGGACTCATGGTATTGAGTCCTGGTGCATTTATTATTTTGGGACTTATTGTTTGGGTCCAGCGAATAGTGGCAAAGATAGAGGAGGATTAG
- a CDS encoding NADH:ubiquinone reductase (Na(+)-transporting) subunit F — protein sequence MAFTILSISVFTGVILVLVLLLNFAESKLLPQGDVTIKINGDDDKAIITRPGATLLSALASENIFLPSACGGGGTCAMCRCQVNEGGGGILPTETGHINRKDAKDNWRLACQVKIKENMDIHVADEIFNIRKWECKVRSNKNVATFIKELILELPEGEILDFKAGGYIQIDIPEYQNMSFKNFEIEEEYHPDWDKYNIWDVTANNDDDCFRAYSMANHPAEGNIVMLNVRIATPPPALWNDVPPGIASSYIFNLKPGDMVTISGPFGEFFAKDSNREMVYIGGGAGMAPLRSHLFDLLDTQNTDRKISFYYGARSMREMFYHEDFLRLEREHPNFKYTVALSEPMPEDNWEGATGFIHQAAHDLYLEDHEDPTEIEYYMCGPPMMIDAVDKMLYDLGVEDEMIDYDKFG from the coding sequence ATGGCTTTCACTATTCTGAGTATTTCTGTTTTTACCGGAGTAATCCTTGTTTTGGTACTCCTCCTGAATTTTGCAGAATCCAAATTGCTTCCTCAAGGTGATGTAACCATTAAAATTAATGGGGATGATGACAAAGCAATTATCACTCGTCCCGGAGCGACACTTCTTTCAGCTTTAGCGAGCGAAAATATTTTTCTACCTTCCGCCTGTGGCGGTGGTGGCACTTGTGCCATGTGCAGATGTCAGGTGAATGAAGGGGGTGGCGGAATCTTACCAACAGAAACAGGCCATATTAATCGTAAGGATGCGAAGGACAATTGGCGCTTGGCATGCCAGGTTAAGATTAAAGAGAATATGGATATCCATGTTGCCGATGAAATATTTAATATCCGTAAATGGGAATGCAAAGTTCGCTCCAATAAAAATGTAGCCACATTTATTAAAGAATTGATTCTTGAACTTCCTGAAGGTGAAATCCTTGATTTTAAAGCGGGCGGCTATATCCAGATTGATATTCCTGAGTATCAAAATATGAGTTTCAAAAATTTTGAAATTGAGGAGGAATATCATCCTGATTGGGATAAATATAATATTTGGGATGTTACTGCTAATAATGATGATGATTGCTTTCGTGCATATTCTATGGCAAACCATCCTGCTGAAGGGAATATAGTTATGCTCAATGTGCGAATTGCTACACCTCCACCAGCTTTATGGAATGACGTCCCGCCCGGAATTGCTTCATCATATATATTTAATTTGAAACCAGGAGATATGGTGACCATATCAGGTCCATTTGGTGAATTTTTTGCTAAAGATTCTAATCGTGAAATGGTATATATTGGTGGTGGTGCAGGGATGGCCCCTTTACGCAGCCATCTTTTTGATCTTTTGGACACACAAAATACCGATCGAAAAATTTCATTCTACTATGGCGCTCGTTCCATGCGGGAAATGTTTTACCATGAAGATTTTCTCAGATTAGAAAGAGAACATCCAAATTTCAAATATACGGTCGCATTATCCGAGCCTATGCCCGAAGATAATTGGGAAGGGGCTACCGGATTTATTCACCAAGCAGCTCATGATCTCTATTTGGAAGACCATGAAGATCCAACCGAAATCGAATATTATATGTGTGGTCCACCCATGATGATTGATGCAGTGGATAAGATGCTTTATGATTTGGGTGTAGAAGATGAAATGATCGATTATGATAAATTTGGTTAA